Proteins from a single region of Chrysemys picta bellii isolate R12L10 chromosome 9, ASM1138683v2, whole genome shotgun sequence:
- the SAMD7 gene encoding sterile alpha motif domain-containing protein 7 has protein sequence MTPRDHMRKMSILGEQGTLDEKHLYRLASGMAAGELRQRQEMLMRNQMMAVNPQLMGAGQQRMQPIPSQFEPRFVDRDLLPSTEMMAPADPRQIHVASHLGPSVPQHANMPNILSNRVYPGTGYSFLQPESMEAVARRQELVQKQNIARMEMEMSAIFQQKEIEKAHRKGLLGLEAPFLYHGIPASPVAFRGRHRLPEGHLPSDLYVHRTTLDDLHGNTMLMATSPYPPISSLQRERGRRPGRRAGNHKTSDCNANGAKSQAEDKNADSASTTADEEKEDKKETELEMLNKHEQSKTQVEPSATAVKSCKEYEHSLRKSCVTHEIPTETNSCSSANEKDPNNSCTAFDDKYMYPSAIPFSALPYSFPVPSNPLLPPGAHGLILSGEDISSIEDIRKWTVDDVYNFIISLPGCSDYSQIFKDHAIDGETLPLLTEEHLLDTMGLKLGPALKIRSQVSRRLGNVFYMMNLPMSMPLPSATGKPSEQPSDMASPIHCNSSGDTLGSPCSQDPETSKTVEQTVSENRENPCDTAGTQADFQMINFQKS, from the exons ATGACTCCCCGAGATCATATGAGAAAGATGTCTATACTTGGGGAACAAGGGACGTTGGACGAAAAGCACTTATACCGATTAGCAAGTGGCATGGCAGCAGGAG AATTGCGACAGCGACAAGAAATGCTAATGAGAAACCAGATGATGGCAGTAAACCCTCAGCTAATGGGAGCAGGCCAGCAGAGAATGCAGCCAATTCCTTCACAGTTTGAACCTCGATTTGTAGACAG AGATTTGTTGCCTTCCACTGAAATGATGGCACCAGCTGACCCAAGACAGATCCATGTAGCTTCCCACCTTGGACCTTCGGTCCCACAACATGCAAACATGCCAAACATATTGTCCAATCGGGTTTACCCTGGTACAG GATATAGTTTTCTCCAGCCAGAATCCATGGAAGCTGTGGCCAGAAGGCAGGAGTTGgttcaaaaacaaaatattgccaG GATGGAAATGGAAATGAGTgctatttttcaacaaaaagaaaTTGAGAAAGCACATCGTAAAGGGCTACTGGGTTTGGAAGCACCTTTCCTCTACCATGGAATCCCAGCTAGCCCAGTTGCTTTCCGTGGCAGGCACAGACTTCCTGAAGGCCACCTTCCTAGTGACCTATATGTTCATCGAACCACCCTTGATGATCTTCATGGCAATACCATGCTCATGGCAACCAGCCCATATCCTCCTATCAGCAGCCTGCAAAGGGAAAGAGGCCGTCGACCAGGGAGAAGAGCTGGCAATCACAAAACTAGTGATTGCAATGCCAATGGCGCCAAAAGCCAAGCTGAAGACAAAAATGCAGACTCTGCTTCCACCACTGCCGATGAGGAGAAAGAGGACAAGAAAGAAACAGAGCTTGAGATGCTGAACAAACATGAGCAAAGCAAAACCCAGGTTGAGCCATCTGCTACGGCTGTGAAAAGCTGTAAAGAGTATGAACACAGCCTGAGAAAAAGTTGTGTTACTCATGAAATTCCCACTGAAACAAATAGCTGCAGCAGTGCAAATGAGAAGGATCCCAATAACTCTTGCACAGCCTTTGATGACAAGTATATGTATCCTTCTGCAATCCCATTCTCAGCACTGCCATATAGCTTCCCAGTACCCAGCAATCCATTACTGCCTCCAG GAGCGCATGGCCTGATTTTGAGTGGAGAAGATATTTCTTCCATTGAAGATATTCGCAAATGGACTGTTGATGATGTATACAATTTTATTATTAGCCTTCCAGGTTGTTCAGATTATTCACAG ATATTTAAAGATCATGCTATTGATGGAGAAACCCTGCCACTACTCACAGAAGAACATCTGTTGGACACAATGGGATTAAAGCTTGGACCAGCACTAAAAATTCGATCTCAG GTGTCTCGGCGGCTGGGCAATGTGTTCTACATGATGAATCTTCCTATGTCCATGCCCCTTCCTTCTGCTACAGGCAAACCATCAGAGCAGCCCTCCGACATGGCCTCCCCTATTCACTGCAATAGCAGTGGTGATACACTGGGCAGTCCCTGCTCCCAAGACCCAGAAACTTCAAAAACAGTGGAGCAGACTGTTTCGGAAAACAGAGAAAATCCATGTGACACAGCTGGAACCCAGGCTGACTTTCAGATGAtcaattttcagaagagct